One region of Salinibacterium sp. TMP30 genomic DNA includes:
- a CDS encoding histidine kinase translates to MKRARSAPAGEVVTSPAGADPISADDFPSRIGLLQSRPWLVDISIAVGYVIPLMLARAYNLVTGVPGETIWLLLLVPVSAACLVFRRHRPVTVLIAVAVIASVLSPPLGDTNDLIAVPIALYAVAVYRTPRVAWFGFLGFAFIELFGIGLWLSMPGADGARYRDPISLIEVSAVLPMLCLSAILTGMLVRARREQLRILVDRARQVARERDSHAQIATLAERSRIAREMHDIVAHSLSVIVALADGATATAQSDPAATRNALDRLSDTGRTAMNDMRSLLGVLSGDEPLAPELHPTPGYTDLDSLVESFRAAGMPVRLSKTGMPTDSPAVQLTVYRIAQESLTNALRYAVALTRVEVALVFTDSETILTVTNDGQRPAPKPGSSGAGRGITGMIERAAVHDGTVETGPWSGGGWRVRATLPKEPQETR, encoded by the coding sequence GTGAAACGAGCGCGATCTGCCCCGGCAGGAGAGGTGGTCACCTCTCCTGCCGGGGCAGATCCCATCTCTGCCGACGACTTCCCTTCGAGAATCGGCTTACTTCAGTCACGCCCTTGGCTTGTCGACATCTCGATCGCTGTCGGATATGTAATTCCGCTGATGCTCGCGAGAGCCTACAATCTGGTCACAGGGGTGCCCGGGGAGACGATCTGGCTTCTCCTCCTGGTGCCGGTCTCGGCGGCGTGCCTAGTCTTCCGGCGCCATCGTCCGGTCACCGTGCTCATCGCGGTGGCGGTCATCGCGTCGGTACTCAGCCCGCCTCTGGGCGACACCAACGACCTCATTGCCGTGCCCATCGCGCTGTACGCCGTTGCGGTATATCGCACTCCCCGCGTCGCATGGTTCGGCTTTCTCGGCTTCGCGTTCATCGAATTGTTCGGTATCGGACTGTGGTTGTCGATGCCCGGGGCCGATGGGGCGAGGTATCGCGACCCGATCTCACTGATCGAAGTTAGCGCCGTGCTTCCCATGCTCTGCTTGTCCGCTATCTTGACCGGCATGCTGGTGCGCGCGCGACGCGAGCAGCTGCGCATCCTCGTCGATCGTGCCCGGCAGGTGGCTCGGGAGCGTGACAGCCACGCCCAGATCGCGACGCTTGCCGAGCGCTCGCGAATCGCGCGCGAGATGCACGACATCGTGGCCCACAGTCTCTCGGTCATCGTTGCGCTTGCCGACGGGGCGACCGCGACAGCGCAGAGCGACCCCGCGGCGACGAGAAATGCGCTCGATCGGCTCTCTGATACGGGACGAACCGCGATGAACGACATGCGTAGCCTGCTCGGCGTGCTGTCAGGCGATGAGCCGCTCGCCCCAGAGCTGCATCCCACTCCCGGGTACACCGATCTCGATTCACTTGTCGAGAGCTTTCGCGCTGCGGGCATGCCCGTTCGCCTGTCGAAGACGGGCATGCCCACTGACAGCCCTGCCGTCCAGCTGACCGTCTACCGCATAGCGCAGGAGTCGCTCACGAATGCGCTGCGCTATGCCGTCGCCCTCACGAGAGTCGAAGTTGCACTGGTATTCACCGACTCCGAGACCATTCTCACCGTGACCAACGATGGCCAGCGGCCCGCGCCGAAGCCCGGATCATCCGGCGCCGGGCGCGGCATCACCGGCATGATCGAACGGGCAGCGGTGCACGACGGCACCGTCGAGACGGGGCCATGGTCCGGCGGTGGATGGCGCGTGCGCGCTACCCTTCCGAAAGAGCCACAGGAGACGCGATGA
- a CDS encoding response regulator transcription factor produces the protein MTTQPNDSTETDIRVLLVDDQSLIRLGFTMVLRSVDGITVVGEADDGAAGVALTESLRPDVVIMDVRMPGVDGIEATSLIASRFPLTRVIILTTFDLDEYAFAGLRAGASGFLLKDARPAELIQAIRSVAAGDAIVAPRITRRMLDLFGSQLPHDAATPRAPAVDRNALLAALTEREFEVFSAVAKGRTNAEISAELFLSESTVKTHVGHILMKLALRDRIHAVVLGYETGVVVPGRD, from the coding sequence ATGACCACCCAGCCGAATGACTCCACTGAGACCGACATTCGAGTGCTGCTCGTCGACGACCAGTCACTCATCCGACTCGGGTTCACGATGGTGCTCCGCAGCGTCGACGGCATCACCGTGGTCGGTGAGGCCGACGATGGCGCTGCGGGTGTGGCGCTCACCGAGTCGCTCCGTCCCGATGTTGTGATCATGGACGTGCGGATGCCCGGAGTCGACGGAATCGAGGCCACCTCGCTCATCGCTTCGAGGTTTCCGCTGACGCGCGTCATCATCCTGACAACCTTCGACCTAGACGAATACGCGTTCGCCGGGCTCCGCGCTGGAGCGAGTGGCTTTCTACTAAAGGATGCGCGACCGGCCGAGCTCATCCAGGCGATCCGATCGGTGGCGGCGGGTGACGCGATTGTTGCCCCAAGGATCACGCGGCGGATGCTGGATCTCTTCGGCAGCCAGTTGCCGCATGACGCGGCGACGCCGCGCGCTCCGGCCGTCGATCGGAACGCCCTGCTGGCAGCGCTCACGGAGCGCGAGTTCGAGGTGTTCAGTGCCGTTGCGAAGGGCAGGACGAACGCCGAGATCTCAGCGGAGCTGTTCCTCTCGGAGTCGACAGTAAAGACACACGTCGGCCACATCCTGATGAAGCTAGCGCTGCGAGACAGGATACACGCCGTCGTTCTCGGGTATGAGACCGGCGTCGTCGTGCCCGGTCGGGACTAG
- a CDS encoding type IV toxin-antitoxin system AbiEi family antitoxin domain-containing protein, translating into MSTTGLPMRAFSQSEASRAGIDSRQLYRLLDRQQIERISRGLYRRTDLPVADLDLAEIAGRRPDATICLESALARFELIDAIPTRTDIAIARGQRPAKTQAAVEWHVFDRPTFEIGRTLLATGDEGQSIGLYSAERSIVDAFRLRGTVGYETGIEALRNWLTLPASQPAKLFAIAQSLPRAVGPLRTALEILT; encoded by the coding sequence ATGTCAACCACGGGCCTGCCAATGCGAGCGTTCTCGCAATCTGAGGCGAGCCGCGCGGGAATCGACTCGCGCCAGCTCTATCGGTTGCTAGACAGGCAGCAGATTGAGCGGATCAGTCGCGGGCTGTATCGGCGCACCGATCTGCCGGTTGCTGACCTTGATCTGGCTGAGATTGCAGGGAGGCGTCCTGATGCGACTATCTGTTTGGAGTCGGCTCTTGCACGCTTCGAGTTGATCGATGCAATTCCGACTCGCACTGACATTGCGATCGCTCGGGGCCAGCGGCCTGCGAAGACTCAGGCGGCGGTTGAGTGGCATGTGTTTGACCGGCCCACGTTCGAGATTGGTCGCACTCTGCTTGCGACCGGGGACGAAGGTCAGAGCATAGGACTTTATTCGGCTGAGCGTTCGATCGTCGACGCGTTCAGGCTGCGCGGCACTGTCGGGTACGAGACCGGTATCGAGGCGCTGCGCAATTGGTTGACGCTCCCAGCATCCCAGCCCGCGAAGCTGTTCGCTATTGCGCAGTCCCTGCCGCGCGCGGTCGGCCCACTGCGAACCGCCTTGGAGATACTGACATGA
- a CDS encoding extracellular solute-binding protein produces MKLRNMRGTRAAVLGTAVLSVTALALSGCGVGGGTNGSPSDELTVLVEGGGLAELQPIADLYKEETGTTIKLVELPYDGLYDRIQTELGSGSVSFDIAALDAIWLSAFADGVAPLDDLFTDDVKSDLFPGLVSEAQVGGNYVGMPIFTNSEILYYRTDLFNDEKNKSDFEAEFGYPLAAPTTWAQYTDVAKFFTRDTDGDGQIDLYGTDVKGAVETEWLATVSQAGETQMVLDPSSGDVTIDSAEHLEALDFYTSLLPYAPAGASQLDWAGAQNLFYQGNLAMMRFWGHAYTQTPDDAAVKGNIGAAPMIAGPGGVAGVPGAWYLSVPTATTKQQEAKDFIAFAYENNELSVDTSLGLVSRISAFESQANVEGRENYPAILATLNSPATFARPATPKWQEIVNTVLTPMLQKAVEPGADNAALLKDAKMQIEAIIQ; encoded by the coding sequence ATGAAGCTTCGCAATATGCGCGGTACACGTGCCGCAGTACTCGGAACGGCTGTCCTGTCGGTGACGGCACTCGCACTCTCCGGGTGTGGTGTCGGTGGTGGAACCAACGGAAGTCCCTCTGACGAACTGACAGTTCTCGTCGAAGGTGGCGGGCTTGCCGAGCTCCAGCCAATCGCCGACTTGTATAAGGAAGAGACCGGGACGACGATCAAGCTCGTCGAACTGCCCTACGACGGACTGTACGACCGAATCCAGACGGAACTTGGATCGGGCAGCGTCTCGTTCGATATTGCCGCACTTGACGCGATCTGGCTAAGCGCCTTCGCGGACGGTGTCGCCCCCCTCGACGACCTGTTCACTGACGACGTCAAGTCAGACCTCTTCCCCGGCCTCGTGTCCGAGGCGCAAGTGGGAGGCAACTACGTGGGAATGCCTATCTTCACCAACTCCGAGATTCTCTACTACCGCACTGACCTCTTCAACGACGAGAAGAACAAGTCAGACTTTGAGGCAGAGTTCGGCTATCCTCTTGCCGCGCCGACCACGTGGGCCCAGTACACCGATGTCGCGAAATTCTTCACTCGCGACACCGACGGCGACGGACAGATTGACCTCTACGGTACGGACGTCAAGGGCGCGGTAGAGACCGAGTGGCTCGCGACCGTCTCCCAGGCTGGCGAGACTCAGATGGTGCTCGACCCCTCCAGCGGCGACGTGACTATCGACAGTGCTGAGCACCTCGAAGCACTCGACTTCTATACGAGCCTGCTTCCTTACGCCCCGGCCGGTGCTTCGCAGCTCGACTGGGCAGGAGCGCAGAACCTCTTCTACCAAGGCAATTTGGCGATGATGCGATTCTGGGGTCACGCATACACACAGACTCCTGATGATGCTGCCGTCAAGGGCAACATCGGTGCCGCACCCATGATTGCTGGCCCGGGCGGCGTTGCAGGCGTACCTGGTGCCTGGTACCTCTCCGTGCCGACTGCGACCACCAAACAGCAGGAAGCGAAGGACTTCATTGCCTTCGCGTACGAAAACAACGAATTGTCAGTAGACACATCGTTGGGTCTCGTCTCGCGCATCTCTGCCTTCGAGTCGCAGGCGAATGTCGAGGGTCGGGAGAACTACCCAGCAATCCTCGCCACACTCAACTCGCCCGCGACGTTTGCGCGGCCAGCAACACCGAAATGGCAGGAGATTGTCAACACGGTACTCACGCCGATGCTCCAGAAGGCTGTTGAACCGGGTGCTGACAACGCTGCGCTCTTGAAAGACGCCAAGATGCAGATCGAAGCGATCATCCAGTAA
- a CDS encoding sugar ABC transporter permease yields the protein MRLTDRRFALLLMAPAAAFLAAFVLWPLIRFVSNGFYEISPIAGGPRIFVGFDNFAAAFASTAFQGAAFRTILYTVIVVALEFAIGLAVALIFASLGSRSAVFRTIFMYPLMIAPVVAGLLWRFLLIDNFGIINELLRQAGILQTSSQIGWLSDPNIALFSVALPDVWLTTSFITLVLFAGLQNVPSDVIEAAKLDGARFSTMLFRIIIPLLRPVIAVALIVRGIDAARAFDIILIQTNGGPQESTTTLSLLVYRTMTRYGDPGLASAMGTIYLVAMLVIATAAIYAIWRPGSDK from the coding sequence GTGCGCCTCACCGACCGACGGTTCGCCTTGCTGCTGATGGCACCGGCCGCCGCCTTCCTCGCAGCATTCGTACTGTGGCCTCTTATCCGATTCGTCTCGAACGGATTCTACGAGATCTCACCCATTGCCGGAGGACCCCGAATCTTCGTGGGCTTCGATAACTTCGCCGCGGCATTCGCCTCAACGGCTTTCCAAGGCGCGGCGTTCCGCACGATCCTCTACACCGTTATCGTCGTCGCCCTTGAGTTTGCGATTGGGCTGGCTGTAGCGCTCATATTCGCCTCGCTCGGAAGCCGCTCCGCGGTATTCCGCACCATCTTTATGTATCCGCTCATGATCGCACCCGTCGTCGCCGGTCTGTTGTGGCGCTTCCTACTCATCGACAACTTCGGGATAATCAACGAACTTCTTCGCCAAGCAGGAATCCTGCAAACGAGTAGTCAAATCGGATGGCTAAGCGACCCGAACATTGCACTGTTCTCGGTCGCCCTACCTGACGTCTGGCTTACTACCTCATTCATTACGCTCGTGCTTTTCGCTGGCCTGCAGAATGTGCCGAGTGACGTAATCGAAGCAGCGAAATTGGATGGTGCCCGCTTTTCCACCATGCTCTTCCGCATCATCATCCCACTGCTTAGGCCGGTGATCGCGGTAGCGCTCATCGTTCGGGGGATTGATGCGGCTCGCGCCTTCGACATCATCCTCATCCAAACCAACGGTGGCCCGCAGGAGAGCACAACGACGTTGAGCCTTCTGGTCTACCGAACCATGACTCGCTATGGCGACCCGGGCCTCGCGAGCGCCATGGGGACTATTTATCTTGTTGCAATGCTCGTGATTGCCACCGCGGCGATATATGCAATCTGGCGCCCAGGGAGTGACAAATGA
- a CDS encoding carbohydrate ABC transporter permease, translating into MIGIETNRRSSRLFLWVALAVVLLIYGFPFLYLLLTSFKTPLDAIAVPPSVLPSVWTLENYVTALSKDGVVPALVNSTVTAVLSTALSLVLAVPAAYAITRYRTPSGQVFVMAALVTRMVPTIAVGAPLIETMRVLGISDTSLGLAIAHTTLSLPLSIWLMASFFEAVPDELEEAARVDGASRLGALWRVVIPVVSGGLAVTAIFAFLASWNEFLFSLLLTSVRAQTTPIVIANFQTQFGLDWGGMTALAAIYSIPVILLTLALQRHIVAGLTLGAVKG; encoded by the coding sequence ATGATTGGCATTGAAACGAACCGGCGTTCCTCGCGTCTGTTCCTGTGGGTTGCTCTCGCGGTTGTTCTATTAATCTATGGATTCCCGTTCCTTTACCTTCTACTTACTTCCTTCAAGACTCCGCTCGATGCGATCGCTGTGCCGCCCTCTGTGTTGCCCTCGGTCTGGACTCTAGAGAATTATGTGACCGCACTTAGCAAGGACGGGGTGGTTCCGGCGCTGGTGAACAGCACGGTGACCGCTGTTCTGAGCACAGCCCTCTCCCTCGTGCTCGCGGTACCCGCGGCCTATGCGATCACTCGGTACCGCACACCAAGCGGGCAGGTCTTCGTCATGGCAGCGCTAGTAACACGGATGGTGCCCACGATCGCAGTGGGAGCCCCTCTTATAGAGACCATGCGGGTTCTCGGAATTAGTGACACATCTCTGGGCCTTGCTATCGCGCACACTACTCTCTCGCTTCCCCTGTCAATCTGGCTGATGGCGAGCTTCTTTGAAGCCGTCCCTGACGAGCTCGAAGAAGCGGCGCGGGTTGATGGCGCGTCACGTCTGGGAGCATTGTGGCGGGTCGTAATCCCGGTAGTGTCGGGCGGCCTTGCCGTCACAGCGATCTTCGCCTTCCTTGCATCGTGGAACGAGTTCCTCTTCTCCCTCCTGCTCACCTCGGTGCGAGCGCAGACGACGCCGATCGTGATCGCCAATTTCCAGACCCAGTTCGGTTTGGACTGGGGCGGGATGACCGCGCTCGCTGCGATCTATTCGATCCCCGTCATCCTGCTCACTCTCGCCTTGCAGCGTCACATCGTCGCGGGTCTCACTCTCGGCGCCGTGAAAGGATGA
- a CDS encoding LacI family DNA-binding transcriptional regulator, with product MAVRNVGIRDVAEMAGVSVTTVSHVLNDTPQMRVAAETRERVREAAKTLGYGPNRMAQALRTNRSGLIGLLSEEIATTPHAGRIILGAQNAAREHDLTLVIINTERESGDSHRDDVQALIDRQVEAVLYATMYHRQVSLPPNLQGLPAVLIDSTDRAGIVPAVVPDEVGGAIAAVTHLVEAGHRRIGFLNNDDDVPATHERLVGYTQVLQQHNIPLDEKLIVHAPSETLPGYEIARELLARNDRPTALFCYNDRMAMGAYRAANELGLNIPLDLSIVGFDNQELIAANLFPGLTTVALPHYEMGAWAVETLVHLLHGEDEYKLLADTPTRLECPLVIRGSVSKPRDNGKVT from the coding sequence GTGGCAGTGAGAAATGTTGGGATCCGAGATGTCGCCGAAATGGCTGGTGTTTCGGTTACGACGGTGTCCCACGTCCTGAACGACACACCGCAAATGCGGGTCGCGGCCGAGACGCGAGAGCGTGTCCGCGAAGCGGCGAAAACACTGGGCTACGGCCCGAACCGGATGGCCCAAGCGCTACGCACCAACCGGTCAGGACTCATCGGCCTGCTGAGCGAAGAAATCGCTACCACTCCTCACGCGGGCAGGATCATTCTCGGCGCCCAGAATGCGGCCCGCGAACACGACTTGACCCTGGTCATCATCAACACTGAGCGCGAATCCGGCGATTCGCATCGAGACGACGTTCAGGCGCTGATCGACCGGCAAGTGGAGGCGGTGCTCTACGCGACCATGTATCACCGCCAAGTATCCCTCCCTCCGAACCTGCAGGGGCTGCCTGCCGTGCTGATCGACTCGACCGACAGGGCCGGCATCGTTCCTGCAGTGGTACCGGATGAGGTGGGCGGCGCGATCGCCGCCGTCACCCACCTCGTCGAGGCCGGTCACAGACGCATCGGCTTCCTCAATAACGACGACGACGTGCCGGCTACACACGAACGTCTGGTCGGCTACACGCAGGTGTTGCAGCAGCACAACATTCCGCTCGACGAAAAACTGATCGTTCACGCACCATCAGAAACGCTCCCCGGCTACGAAATTGCTCGAGAACTGCTCGCTCGGAACGACCGCCCAACCGCCCTGTTCTGTTACAACGACCGCATGGCAATGGGCGCCTACAGGGCCGCGAACGAACTAGGTCTGAACATTCCGCTCGACCTCTCGATCGTCGGCTTCGACAACCAGGAACTCATCGCCGCAAACCTCTTCCCTGGCCTGACCACGGTGGCGCTCCCTCACTACGAAATGGGCGCTTGGGCCGTCGAAACTCTCGTGCACCTGCTTCACGGAGAAGACGAATACAAGCTCCTCGCCGACACCCCTACACGCCTCGAATGCCCACTAGTCATCCGAGGATCAGTCTCCAAACCACGCGACAACGGAAAGGTCACATAA
- a CDS encoding glycosyl hydrolase family 32 — MLRLASSWVWDFWIADDGDRYHLFFLKASRALLDPDRRHWRATIGHATSTDLTTWTEHADAVIPDDSPAFDDLSTWTGSVVRDDNGTWRMFYTAVSRAEGGLNQRISSVVSDDLFTWSREPDRQILEPDARWYETAETRKWPDQAWRDPWVFRDQHNWHMLITARANHGDPDNRGVIGHATSPDLTHWTVQPPLSEPGAGFGHIEVVQTAIVDGTPVGLFSCLGPELAHDRHAEDPVGGVWAVPADSLAGPFRLADAYRLTDERLYVGRLVQDRAGQWQILAFRNDDENGGWVGEITDPQPVRWVDGRLAIEVTSHDAKERIYVER; from the coding sequence ATGCTTCGACTGGCCTCGTCCTGGGTGTGGGACTTCTGGATCGCCGACGATGGCGACCGTTACCACCTCTTCTTCCTGAAAGCGTCTCGAGCTCTCCTCGACCCCGACCGGCGGCACTGGCGTGCCACCATCGGGCACGCGACTTCTACAGATCTCACGACGTGGACCGAACACGCCGACGCAGTCATTCCGGATGATTCCCCGGCCTTCGACGACCTCTCAACGTGGACGGGGTCAGTAGTTCGTGACGACAACGGCACGTGGCGAATGTTCTATACGGCGGTCAGCCGTGCCGAAGGCGGACTCAACCAGCGGATTAGCTCCGTCGTCTCCGACGATCTCTTCACGTGGAGCCGGGAACCCGACAGGCAAATTCTTGAACCGGATGCCCGTTGGTATGAAACTGCCGAAACGAGAAAGTGGCCGGACCAGGCCTGGCGCGACCCGTGGGTGTTCCGTGACCAGCACAACTGGCACATGCTGATTACGGCGCGCGCCAACCACGGCGATCCCGATAACCGAGGGGTCATCGGGCACGCAACCTCACCAGACCTTACTCACTGGACTGTTCAGCCGCCGCTGTCCGAGCCAGGCGCCGGATTTGGGCACATCGAAGTGGTTCAGACCGCCATAGTCGACGGCACGCCGGTCGGCTTGTTCTCCTGCCTTGGACCTGAACTGGCGCATGACCGCCATGCGGAAGATCCCGTCGGCGGCGTTTGGGCGGTTCCCGCGGACTCCCTGGCAGGGCCATTCCGGCTGGCGGATGCGTACCGACTCACCGACGAGCGACTCTACGTTGGTCGGTTGGTTCAGGATCGCGCCGGACAGTGGCAGATCCTTGCGTTCCGGAACGACGACGAGAACGGCGGTTGGGTTGGAGAGATCACCGACCCGCAGCCCGTCCGTTGGGTCGATGGCCGACTAGCGATCGAAGTGACTAGCCACGACGCGAAGGAGAGAATCTATGTCGAGCGCTAA
- a CDS encoding right-handed parallel beta-helix repeat-containing protein → MSSANYYDVTKWPVGNPVEDIGEVFNSIIADIKSRQATTDENKGGKPGAVIYVPPGDYHLRTQVLIDISFLSIQGSGHGFTSSSIRFNVPQDEWLDLHELWPGGSRILVDIPLGDDEPKSTGAAFFIERSGSPRISSVEFSNFCIDGLHFTPDGSELHPENTYVNGKTGIYVANANDSFRINGMGFVYLEHALTIYNADALSIHDNFIAECGSCIELRGWGQASKITDNLIGAGFKGHSIYAENHGGLLITANNIFPRGASSVHLSGVTRSSVTNNRLHSFYPGMVVLAANSSENLVASNHFLRDLEPWTPFLGVDNGLDDLYGLLCVSGSNNSIIGNHFSEVIDSQRIRPTGATPVIIRLMAGGSNYVSSNHVVAMDVHAKSSGSAFAAQVDALLTTEASDGLVVTAVKVDSESARNTILDSGSDAQVVVDAAVNAFRATPTVGT, encoded by the coding sequence ATGTCGAGCGCTAACTACTACGACGTGACGAAGTGGCCCGTCGGCAATCCGGTCGAGGACATCGGCGAGGTATTCAACAGCATCATCGCTGACATTAAGAGCCGGCAGGCGACCACCGATGAGAACAAGGGTGGAAAGCCGGGTGCGGTGATTTACGTTCCGCCCGGGGATTATCACCTTCGCACCCAGGTGCTGATCGATATCAGTTTCCTCAGCATCCAGGGCTCGGGACACGGCTTCACGTCGTCGAGCATTCGGTTCAATGTTCCCCAAGACGAGTGGCTCGACTTGCACGAACTGTGGCCCGGGGGCAGCCGCATTCTCGTCGACATTCCCCTCGGCGATGACGAGCCGAAGTCCACAGGCGCAGCTTTCTTCATCGAGCGAAGCGGGAGTCCGCGGATCAGTTCGGTCGAGTTCTCGAACTTCTGCATCGACGGGCTGCATTTCACCCCGGATGGCTCGGAGTTGCATCCAGAGAACACCTACGTCAACGGCAAGACGGGCATCTATGTCGCGAATGCCAATGATTCGTTCCGCATCAACGGCATGGGATTTGTCTACCTCGAGCATGCTCTCACGATCTACAACGCGGACGCACTTTCCATTCACGACAACTTCATTGCTGAATGCGGAAGCTGCATCGAGCTGCGTGGCTGGGGACAGGCCTCGAAGATAACCGACAACCTGATCGGAGCAGGGTTTAAAGGCCACTCGATCTACGCTGAGAACCATGGCGGGCTGTTGATCACGGCGAACAACATCTTCCCCCGGGGTGCGAGCAGTGTCCATCTCAGCGGAGTCACGCGTTCAAGCGTCACCAATAATCGCCTGCATTCGTTCTACCCTGGGATGGTGGTTCTCGCGGCGAATAGCTCGGAGAACCTCGTGGCCTCGAATCACTTTTTGCGTGACCTCGAACCCTGGACGCCCTTCCTGGGAGTCGACAACGGACTGGATGACCTCTACGGACTTCTCTGTGTCAGCGGCAGCAACAACTCGATCATCGGTAACCACTTCTCCGAGGTCATCGACTCACAGCGCATCCGCCCCACGGGTGCGACGCCCGTCATCATCCGGTTGATGGCGGGGGGCTCCAACTACGTCTCCAGCAACCACGTGGTGGCAATGGACGTTCACGCCAAGTCGAGTGGCTCCGCCTTCGCAGCTCAGGTCGACGCCCTACTGACGACCGAGGCTTCAGACGGCCTCGTCGTTACGGCAGTCAAGGTCGATTCCGAGTCAGCTCGAAATACGATCCTCGATTCTGGAAGCGACGCCCAAGTTGTCGTAGATGCAGCAGTTAACGCTTTTAGGGCCACACCCACAGTCGGAACCTAG
- the ppk2 gene encoding polyphosphate kinase 2 produces MSQNRRVSKELYERELKRLQIELVTMQRWIVESGLRVLVIFEGRDAAGKGGAIKRIAQYLNPRSTRVVALPQPNEREKGQWYFQRYVEHLPTRGEIVLMDRSWYNRAGVERVMGYCTDDQYELFLRQTPVFEQMLVDDGIVLIKYWFSVSDKVQQRRFKSRLHDPMRRWKLSDTDLQSITRWEEYSRAKDAMFAATDTEYAPWWTVDSDVKKVARLNVMSHLISQIEFERTEPKSVKIPKRPKSANYSRPPVETQHFVPDIATSL; encoded by the coding sequence ATGTCTCAGAACCGACGCGTATCCAAGGAGCTGTACGAGCGAGAGTTGAAGCGATTGCAGATCGAACTCGTCACAATGCAGCGGTGGATTGTTGAATCAGGCTTGCGTGTGCTGGTGATTTTCGAGGGTCGAGATGCCGCCGGCAAGGGCGGAGCGATTAAACGCATCGCACAATATCTCAACCCCCGATCGACTCGAGTGGTGGCCCTACCGCAGCCGAATGAGCGGGAGAAGGGGCAGTGGTACTTCCAGCGCTACGTTGAGCACCTGCCGACCCGGGGCGAGATCGTGCTGATGGATCGCAGTTGGTACAACCGCGCCGGCGTCGAGCGAGTAATGGGCTACTGCACTGACGACCAGTACGAGCTCTTTCTTCGGCAAACTCCGGTCTTCGAGCAGATGCTTGTCGACGACGGCATCGTGCTGATCAAGTATTGGTTCTCTGTTTCTGACAAAGTGCAGCAGCGACGGTTTAAGTCCCGCCTCCACGACCCCATGCGCCGGTGGAAACTTTCTGACACCGACCTTCAGTCCATCACTCGCTGGGAAGAATACTCTCGCGCCAAAGATGCAATGTTCGCCGCCACCGATACGGAGTACGCCCCGTGGTGGACGGTCGACAGCGACGTCAAGAAAGTGGCACGTCTCAACGTGATGAGTCACTTAATCTCACAGATCGAGTTCGAGCGCACAGAACCCAAGTCAGTGAAAATTCCGAAACGACCGAAGTCGGCGAACTACTCACGTCCACCGGTCGAGACCCAACACTTTGTCCCCGATATCGCCACGAGTTTATGA
- a CDS encoding dienelactone hydrolase family protein, producing MTGAGTQSAPVGQLEGWVRTPFTGAGTTHDCYEKGSGPGVVLIPEIPGITPEVLGLAEHLVAAGFTVVVPSPFGDPGRAISGSYMMGTVLRLCVASEFRAFATNAHRPITDYLRAVASDLAARTPGKGVGVIGQCFTGGFALAAAIDDSVAASVLSQPATPIPLGRARQLDPGVSPEEFDRIAARASAGEVCALGLRFSEDSSVPRARFDTIKKRLGDAFEIIQLDSSPGNPDGYAKSAHSVLTGEVRQDPANSASAARDRVVAFLKERIG from the coding sequence ATGACAGGTGCAGGCACCCAATCCGCCCCGGTAGGCCAACTCGAAGGGTGGGTTCGCACCCCATTCACGGGTGCGGGCACAACCCATGACTGCTACGAGAAGGGTTCGGGGCCAGGGGTGGTGCTCATTCCCGAGATTCCTGGGATCACCCCGGAAGTTCTCGGCTTAGCCGAGCATCTTGTTGCGGCGGGCTTCACCGTGGTCGTACCGTCCCCATTTGGCGATCCGGGGCGGGCTATATCCGGCAGCTACATGATGGGGACAGTGCTGCGACTCTGTGTTGCGTCAGAGTTCCGGGCATTCGCCACGAATGCACACCGGCCAATCACGGATTACCTGAGGGCCGTCGCATCCGACCTCGCCGCCCGCACTCCAGGAAAGGGCGTCGGTGTAATCGGCCAGTGCTTCACCGGCGGTTTCGCTCTAGCCGCCGCCATTGATGACTCCGTTGCCGCGTCAGTTCTGAGCCAACCCGCTACGCCAATTCCGCTGGGCCGCGCCCGCCAGCTCGACCCTGGGGTCTCTCCGGAAGAATTTGATCGCATCGCGGCGCGGGCGAGTGCCGGCGAAGTGTGTGCGCTCGGTTTGCGGTTTAGCGAAGACAGCTCCGTGCCGCGAGCACGATTCGACACGATCAAGAAGCGGCTCGGGGATGCCTTCGAGATCATCCAACTGGATTCCTCGCCAGGTAACCCCGACGGCTACGCGAAGTCGGCGCACTCGGTACTCACCGGTGAAGTGCGCCAGGACCCCGCCAATTCGGCGTCGGCCGCCCGGGATCGCGTTGTTGCATTTCTGAAGGAACGGATCGGCTGA